Proteins encoded within one genomic window of Aurantiacibacter spongiae:
- the lgt gene encoding prolipoprotein diacylglyceryl transferase, which translates to MLDMLAAASNDVLRWSELGLKPGIDLGFFTLRFYSLAYIAGLVVGYWHLSKMVKAPGAPMAQVHVDDLFFYCMLGIIIGGRLGYLTFYEPGLWTDFSGEGWVSWRALRMWDGGMSFHGGVIGTVIAIAYVSWRGGLPFIRVCDYIATNVGFGMFFGRIANFINGELWGRPAGEGVPWAMTFCDQAPRPGIACASSNIARHPSQLYEAGLEGLLVVVVLLSLFWLTRARYRPALLVGVFTVMISAGRFIVEFFREPDSQLADFAARSGLNMGQWLTIPLFLVGCGLVIWALMRPPVASGASVRARAAAKTPAPAAPASGRSGAS; encoded by the coding sequence ATGCTCGACATGCTGGCCGCGGCATCGAACGATGTCCTCCGCTGGAGCGAACTCGGCCTGAAGCCGGGCATCGATCTCGGCTTCTTCACGCTGCGCTTCTATTCGCTCGCCTACATTGCCGGGCTGGTGGTCGGCTACTGGCACCTGTCGAAGATGGTGAAGGCCCCCGGCGCACCCATGGCGCAGGTCCATGTCGACGACCTGTTCTTCTACTGCATGCTCGGCATCATCATCGGCGGACGGCTGGGCTATCTCACCTTCTACGAACCGGGCCTGTGGACCGATTTCTCGGGCGAGGGCTGGGTCAGCTGGCGCGCCCTGCGCATGTGGGACGGGGGCATGAGCTTCCACGGCGGAGTGATCGGAACGGTGATCGCCATCGCCTATGTCAGCTGGCGCGGCGGCCTGCCGTTCATTCGCGTGTGCGACTACATCGCCACCAATGTCGGCTTCGGCATGTTTTTCGGCCGGATCGCGAACTTCATCAACGGCGAGTTGTGGGGCCGGCCGGCCGGCGAGGGCGTGCCCTGGGCGATGACCTTCTGCGACCAGGCCCCGCGGCCCGGCATCGCCTGCGCATCGAGCAACATCGCCCGCCATCCGAGCCAGCTTTACGAAGCCGGGCTCGAGGGGCTGCTGGTCGTCGTGGTGCTGCTGTCGCTGTTCTGGCTGACCCGCGCGCGCTACCGCCCGGCGTTGCTGGTGGGCGTGTTCACCGTGATGATTTCCGCCGGACGGTTCATCGTCGAATTCTTCCGAGAGCCCGACAGCCAGCTGGCCGACTTCGCCGCGCGCAGCGGCCTCAACATGGGACAGTGGTTGACGATCCCGCTGTTCCTCGTCGGTTGCGGTCTGGTGATCTGGGCGCTGATGCGTCCGCCGGTCGCCAGCGGCGCTTCCGTGCGGGCCCGGGCCGCGGCGAAGACCCCGGCCCCCGCCGCACCGGCTTCGGGCCGAAGCGGGGCTTCTTGA
- a CDS encoding class I SAM-dependent methyltransferase, whose amino-acid sequence MSPPGGQDDRRRDLADTFRRLIAATGPISLMQYMGESNARYYADRDPLGSAGDFVTAPEISQMFGELIGLWLADMWIRAGRTEPVHYVELGPGRGTLARDAARAMRRYGLEPKLHLVEGSTRLRDVQLEQVPGAIHHDDLSTVPMVGPVLLVANEFLDALPVRQLVRTDAGWREVMVAVGEDGRFVETAGQRPMDSAVPEARRDAPAGTVIETSPASAAILFEVAGRLAAQDGAALFIDYGYRGGRSGSTLQAVRGHRKAGVFDAPGEVDLSAHVDFAQMEQIARSRGARVLGTVEQGEWLRALGIAERADALAEFAPQHAEALARARDRLVDADQMGELFKVMGLAAPDWPDGVGFPAAT is encoded by the coding sequence TTGAGCCCGCCCGGGGGGCAGGATGATCGGCGGCGCGATCTCGCCGATACCTTCCGGCGCCTGATCGCCGCCACCGGCCCGATCAGCCTGATGCAGTATATGGGGGAGAGCAACGCCCGCTATTACGCGGATCGCGATCCGCTGGGCAGCGCCGGAGATTTCGTCACCGCGCCAGAGATCAGCCAGATGTTCGGCGAACTGATCGGCCTGTGGCTCGCCGACATGTGGATTCGCGCCGGGCGTACCGAGCCTGTCCACTACGTCGAGCTGGGGCCGGGTCGCGGCACGCTGGCGCGCGATGCGGCAAGGGCAATGAGGCGCTACGGGCTGGAACCGAAGCTGCATCTGGTCGAAGGATCGACCCGGCTGCGCGACGTACAGCTGGAACAGGTGCCGGGCGCGATCCACCACGACGACCTTTCGACCGTGCCGATGGTCGGCCCGGTGCTGCTGGTCGCGAACGAATTCCTCGACGCGCTGCCGGTTCGCCAGCTGGTCAGGACCGACGCCGGCTGGCGCGAGGTGATGGTGGCCGTCGGGGAAGACGGTCGCTTCGTCGAGACCGCCGGCCAGCGCCCGATGGATTCCGCCGTGCCCGAGGCGCGCCGCGACGCGCCGGCCGGAACGGTGATCGAGACGTCGCCCGCCTCCGCGGCCATCCTGTTCGAGGTCGCCGGTCGCCTTGCCGCCCAGGACGGGGCGGCGCTGTTCATCGACTACGGCTATCGCGGCGGACGCAGCGGATCGACCTTGCAGGCGGTGCGCGGCCACAGGAAGGCCGGGGTGTTCGACGCTCCGGGAGAGGTGGACCTTTCCGCCCATGTCGATTTCGCGCAGATGGAACAGATCGCCCGATCGCGCGGTGCCCGCGTTCTCGGAACGGTTGAGCAGGGCGAATGGCTGCGCGCGCTGGGTATTGCGGAGCGTGCCGACGCGCTGGCGGAGTTCGCGCCCCAGCATGCCGAGGCGCTCGCCCGCGCGCGCGACCGGCTTGTCGACGCAGACCAGATGGGGGAATTGTTCAAGGTCATGGGCCTCGCCGCGCCCGACTGGCCCGATGGGGTCGGTTTCCCGGCCGCGACCTAG
- a CDS encoding ABC transporter permease/substrate-binding protein has translation MGGLGDALLGLGPQLAEHVLLCAAAVSLGIAVALPLAVWAGRSPAVARIALAFASLVQTIPALALLALFFPLLLALRTVLGEGLPTLGFLPAWLALALYALLPILRNAVTALANLDAEVIEAADGMGMTAWQKLRLVQAPLVAPYVMAGIRTASVWTIGAATLATTIGQRSLGDPIFAGLQTQNWVLVLAGCIASAGLALVADALFGLVERGFSTRRPWLCWIGAGLALAGIGGAALSLVDFGTDEGRGTVVIGAKSFSEQYVLARAIGSVLEDAGYAVEYREGLGSAVVHNAVASGAIDIAIDYTGTIWTNQLGRTDNPGRGATYEEIVRWEQANTGTLVLGRLGFENAYGLAMRRERARDLGVASIADLARVAPRLVMGGDPEWFERPEWENLRDAYALRFAARRTFSPTFMYNALASGEADVISAYTSDGRIAADGLTILADPREALPGYDAIILLSPRIRDDERLKAALEPLLGAVDVATMRQANFAVDRDEDKWTPERSAAWLLDEIAR, from the coding sequence ATGGGCGGCCTCGGCGACGCGCTCCTCGGCCTGGGACCACAACTGGCCGAGCATGTCCTGCTCTGCGCCGCCGCCGTGTCCCTCGGGATAGCCGTCGCCCTGCCCCTGGCCGTGTGGGCCGGTCGCTCCCCCGCCGTCGCCCGCATCGCGCTCGCCTTCGCCAGCCTCGTGCAGACCATTCCCGCGCTGGCGCTGCTGGCGCTGTTCTTTCCCCTGCTGCTCGCCCTGCGGACGGTGTTGGGGGAAGGCTTGCCCACACTGGGCTTCCTGCCCGCCTGGCTGGCGCTGGCGCTTTACGCGCTGCTGCCGATCCTGAGGAACGCCGTCACCGCGCTCGCCAACCTCGATGCCGAGGTGATCGAGGCCGCGGACGGAATGGGGATGACAGCGTGGCAGAAGCTGCGGCTGGTGCAGGCGCCGCTCGTCGCTCCCTATGTCATGGCCGGCATCCGCACGGCGAGCGTCTGGACCATCGGCGCGGCCACGCTGGCCACCACGATCGGCCAGCGCTCGCTCGGCGATCCGATCTTTGCCGGATTGCAGACGCAGAACTGGGTGCTGGTGCTGGCCGGCTGTATCGCCAGTGCCGGCCTCGCGCTCGTCGCCGATGCGCTGTTCGGACTGGTGGAGCGCGGTTTTAGCACGCGCCGGCCGTGGCTTTGCTGGATCGGCGCGGGGCTTGCGCTGGCGGGGATCGGCGGGGCGGCCCTCTCGCTGGTCGATTTCGGCACGGACGAGGGGCGCGGGACGGTGGTGATCGGAGCCAAGAGCTTTTCCGAGCAATACGTCCTCGCCCGCGCCATCGGTTCCGTGCTGGAGGATGCCGGATACGCGGTCGAATATCGGGAGGGACTGGGCAGCGCGGTCGTCCACAATGCGGTCGCGAGCGGGGCGATCGACATCGCCATCGACTACACCGGGACGATCTGGACCAATCAGCTCGGACGGACCGACAACCCGGGCCGCGGGGCGACGTACGAGGAGATCGTGCGGTGGGAGCAGGCCAATACCGGTACGCTGGTGCTCGGTCGGCTGGGTTTCGAGAACGCCTACGGCCTCGCCATGCGGCGGGAACGCGCGCGCGACCTTGGCGTCGCCAGTATCGCCGATCTCGCCCGGGTAGCGCCGCGCCTTGTCATGGGCGGCGATCCCGAATGGTTCGAGCGACCCGAATGGGAAAACCTGCGCGATGCCTACGCCCTGCGCTTCGCGGCCCGGCGCACCTTCTCGCCCACCTTCATGTACAACGCGCTCGCTTCCGGAGAAGCGGACGTCATCAGCGCCTACACCTCGGACGGGCGCATCGCCGCGGACGGTCTGACGATCCTGGCCGACCCGCGCGAGGCGCTGCCCGGCTACGACGCGATCATCCTCCTGAGCCCCCGCATTCGCGACGATGAGCGGCTGAAAGCCGCGCTCGAACCGCTGCTCGGAGCTGTCGACGTGGCAACCATGCGGCAGGCGAACTTCGCGGTCGACCGCGACGAGGACAAGTGGACGCCGGAACGGTCAGCGGCGTGGCTGCTGGACGAGATAGCGCGCTAG
- a CDS encoding ATP-binding cassette domain-containing protein has translation MPGASPPLLQFDRVSRHYGEVTAVDDVSLSVERGEFVALVGASGSGKSTLLKTVNRLVEPTAGRVLLEGADVTDGPAPALRHRIGYVFQGIGLFTHMSVAQNIALVPRLEGRHPPEGRIADLLQLVDLDPAMAGRYPDALSGGQRQRVGVARALAGEPPLLLMDEPFGALDPVTRDALGERVKRLHAELGLTTVMVTHDMAEALLLGTRVLVMDGGRIVADATPRELLAGGGGDVAQALVAVPRAQARALADLT, from the coding sequence ATGCCGGGCGCTTCCCCACCCTTGCTCCAGTTCGACCGCGTATCGCGGCACTACGGCGAGGTAACGGCTGTCGACGACGTCTCGCTATCGGTCGAGCGCGGGGAATTCGTCGCCCTGGTCGGGGCCAGCGGGTCGGGCAAATCGACCTTGCTCAAGACGGTCAACCGGCTGGTCGAACCGACCGCGGGCCGGGTGCTGCTGGAAGGGGCCGACGTTACCGACGGCCCCGCCCCTGCGCTGCGCCACCGGATCGGATACGTGTTCCAGGGGATCGGCCTGTTCACCCACATGAGCGTGGCGCAGAACATCGCCCTTGTCCCCCGGCTGGAAGGGCGCCACCCGCCCGAAGGCCGCATCGCCGACCTTCTCCAGTTGGTCGACCTCGATCCCGCGATGGCAGGGCGCTATCCGGACGCGCTTTCCGGCGGCCAGCGCCAGCGTGTCGGCGTCGCGCGGGCACTGGCGGGGGAACCGCCGCTGCTGCTGATGGACGAACCGTTCGGCGCGCTGGACCCCGTTACCCGGGACGCGCTGGGAGAAAGGGTCAAGCGGCTGCATGCCGAACTGGGGCTGACCACCGTCATGGTCACGCACGACATGGCCGAGGCCCTGCTGCTGGGAACGCGCGTGCTGGTCATGGACGGCGGACGGATCGTCGCCGACGCAACTCCGCGCGAATTGCTGGCGGGCGGCGGGGGGGACGTGGCGCAGGCGCTCGTTGCCGTACCGCGGGCCCAGGCCCGCGCCCTGGCGGACCTGACCTGA
- a CDS encoding sensor histidine kinase, giving the protein MNEHVAITPSGVPEPSPVYNDEAERLRVLHSFEVDALQDDPELNAIASFAARLCNVPIAQVTLVEEVRQRFLAGEGLEVDDTPREVSFCQHAMQTCELMEVHDATEDERFVDNDLVTRDPGIRYYAGQPLISDEGAPLGALCVIDTRPNQEGLSDFQREGLAVLGQAVLRRLRNRRENLQAERAIAEREERMRRMIDGVPQIAWSADARGNFEYFNRRWKELTGETPPATLTHWKRFIHPEDWETAKAEWLRCFAAGEEYEAEFRLCTREHGWLWMLAQAAPVAERRGDPLRWFGTLTDIDEGRQLSEERDVLAKELSHRIKNIFAVVIGLATMKARKAPEHESFARDLTDTLRSLSRAHDFVRPQDAAMQESLQGLLSALFEPYRDELGGPRVHLSGEDAEIHHRAATPLALVFHELATNSAKYGALSADDGHVDLVAEDRGDVIGLVWTEHGGPPAVDAGERGFGSRLVEMSVRGQLQGEWDRRFTDEGLIVELTVSKDALAG; this is encoded by the coding sequence TTGAACGAACATGTCGCCATAACGCCGTCCGGCGTTCCGGAGCCCTCGCCCGTTTACAACGACGAGGCGGAGCGGCTGCGCGTCCTGCACAGTTTCGAGGTCGACGCGCTTCAGGACGATCCCGAACTCAACGCCATCGCCAGCTTCGCGGCGCGGCTGTGCAACGTGCCCATAGCGCAGGTCACGCTGGTCGAGGAGGTGCGCCAGCGCTTCCTCGCGGGCGAGGGGCTGGAGGTGGACGACACCCCGCGCGAGGTAAGCTTCTGCCAGCACGCCATGCAGACCTGCGAACTGATGGAAGTGCACGACGCTACCGAGGACGAGCGCTTCGTCGACAACGATCTCGTCACGCGCGATCCGGGCATCCGCTATTATGCCGGCCAGCCCTTGATTTCGGATGAGGGCGCGCCGCTTGGGGCGCTTTGCGTAATCGACACGCGCCCCAATCAAGAAGGCTTGTCGGACTTCCAGCGGGAGGGGCTGGCGGTGCTCGGCCAGGCGGTGCTTCGGCGCCTGCGCAACCGGCGCGAAAACCTGCAGGCCGAAAGGGCCATCGCCGAACGCGAGGAGCGGATGCGGCGGATGATCGACGGTGTCCCGCAGATCGCCTGGTCGGCCGACGCGAGGGGGAATTTCGAGTATTTCAACAGGCGGTGGAAGGAACTGACGGGCGAGACGCCGCCGGCCACCCTCACCCACTGGAAGCGCTTCATCCATCCCGAAGACTGGGAAACGGCGAAAGCGGAATGGCTGCGCTGCTTCGCGGCCGGAGAAGAGTACGAGGCCGAGTTCCGTCTTTGCACCCGGGAGCATGGCTGGCTGTGGATGCTGGCGCAGGCGGCACCCGTGGCGGAACGGCGCGGCGATCCCCTGCGCTGGTTCGGTACGCTGACCGACATCGACGAGGGTCGCCAGCTTTCCGAAGAGCGGGACGTGCTCGCCAAGGAACTGTCGCACCGCATCAAGAACATCTTCGCGGTCGTGATCGGGCTCGCCACGATGAAGGCGCGCAAGGCGCCGGAACACGAAAGCTTCGCGAGGGATCTGACCGATACGCTGCGTTCGCTGAGCCGGGCGCACGATTTCGTCAGGCCGCAGGATGCCGCCATGCAGGAAAGTCTGCAGGGCCTGCTGTCGGCCTTGTTCGAACCCTATCGTGACGAACTGGGCGGCCCGCGTGTGCACCTGTCGGGGGAAGACGCTGAAATTCACCATCGCGCCGCCACGCCGCTGGCGCTGGTCTTCCACGAACTGGCGACCAATTCGGCCAAGTACGGGGCATTGTCGGCCGATGATGGCCATGTCGATCTGGTCGCGGAGGATCGCGGCGACGTCATCGGTCTTGTCTGGACGGAGCACGGCGGACCGCCGGCCGTGGATGCGGGCGAACGCGGCTTCGGCTCCCGTCTGGTCGAAATGAGCGTGAGGGGGCAATTGCAGGGCGAATGGGACCGACGCTTCACCGATGAAGGACTGATCGTCGAACTCACTGTTTCCAAGGACGCGCTGGCCGGTTAG
- a CDS encoding acyl-CoA dehydrogenase family protein: MRATPDFDFGLSQEAMMIRESVARFADERIAPIAAKVDAEDWFPVELWPEMGELGLHGMTVSEDDGGTGLGYLEHLIAVEEVSRASASVGLSYGAHSNLCVNQIARWGTAEQKAKYLPGLISGEHVGSLAMSEPAAGSDVVSMKLKAEGVQGGYLLNGTKFWITNGHAAQTLVVYAKTDPEGGSRGITAFLIEKGMDGYHPGQKIEKMGMKGSITSELVFEDCLVPEENVLGEVGKGVAVLMSGLDYERVVLSGVQLGIMQACLDTVIPYVRERNQFGKRLGDFQLMQAKVADMYVALQSARAYAYAVARACDNDKTTRFDAAGTILLASENAFRVAGEAVQALGGAGYTTDWPVERYLRDAKLLDIGAGTNEIRRMLIGRELIGAAD; the protein is encoded by the coding sequence GTGCGCGCCACCCCCGATTTCGATTTCGGCCTTTCGCAAGAGGCCATGATGATCCGCGAAAGCGTCGCCCGCTTCGCCGACGAGCGGATTGCCCCCATCGCCGCGAAGGTCGATGCCGAGGACTGGTTCCCCGTCGAGCTATGGCCCGAGATGGGCGAGCTGGGCCTTCACGGCATGACGGTGAGCGAGGATGATGGCGGCACGGGGCTGGGCTATCTCGAACATCTGATCGCGGTCGAGGAAGTGAGCCGCGCCAGCGCATCGGTGGGTCTCAGCTACGGGGCCCATTCCAATCTGTGCGTCAACCAGATCGCCCGCTGGGGCACGGCGGAGCAGAAGGCGAAGTACCTGCCCGGCCTCATCAGCGGAGAGCATGTCGGCTCGCTGGCGATGAGCGAGCCTGCCGCCGGTTCCGATGTCGTGTCGATGAAGCTGAAGGCCGAAGGCGTGCAGGGCGGATACCTGCTCAACGGCACGAAGTTCTGGATCACCAACGGGCACGCTGCGCAAACCCTGGTGGTCTATGCCAAGACCGATCCCGAAGGCGGCAGCAGGGGCATCACCGCCTTCCTGATCGAAAAGGGCATGGACGGCTATCACCCCGGCCAGAAGATCGAGAAGATGGGCATGAAGGGGTCCATCACCAGCGAGCTGGTGTTCGAGGACTGCCTGGTACCCGAAGAGAACGTGCTGGGCGAAGTCGGCAAAGGCGTCGCCGTCCTGATGAGCGGTCTCGATTACGAGCGCGTGGTGCTGTCGGGGGTACAGCTCGGCATCATGCAGGCGTGCCTCGACACCGTCATCCCCTATGTCCGCGAACGCAACCAGTTCGGCAAGCGACTGGGCGACTTTCAGCTGATGCAGGCCAAGGTCGCCGACATGTACGTGGCCCTGCAATCGGCGCGCGCCTATGCCTATGCCGTCGCCCGGGCGTGCGACAACGACAAGACCACGCGGTTCGACGCGGCGGGCACGATCCTGCTGGCGAGCGAGAACGCCTTCCGCGTGGCGGGCGAGGCGGTGCAGGCGCTCGGCGGTGCGGGCTACACCACGGACTGGCCCGTCGAGCGCTATCTGCGCGACGCCAAGCTGCTCGACATCGGCGCGGGCACGAACGAGATCCGCCGCATGCTGATCGGGCGCGAGCTTATCGGCGCGGCGGACTGA
- a CDS encoding glycoside hydrolase family protein, whose protein sequence is MTAQFVDPQAMERAGKDDVRPRSTAIDFNVEALDLVEIIGPPELMARDFMSPYVWREADGRFGIMLRAVPKDPSTAADTGLAWSGWSEDGGRFAMLDAPSIIPGPGAEDIGGIEDPTVIRLNDGYAVYYTGVRADRAHGQMFYARGPSLDRLEKAGVALAASETMGNTKEATVERTQSGEWRLFFEYAFGDASRIGLATGRDVAGPWTFRPSPFMPREDSWDNWHLSTGPLLMDDPEMPVMFYNGATRDARWRIGWIAFSADCLAVVDRGIMPLVVPPPSDDRAATDIAFAASCVSVGGQVWLYYSLEDKKLARALVRRS, encoded by the coding sequence ATGACTGCGCAGTTCGTCGATCCGCAGGCGATGGAGCGCGCTGGCAAGGATGACGTGCGCCCGCGCTCCACCGCCATCGATTTCAACGTCGAAGCGCTCGACCTGGTCGAGATCATCGGTCCTCCCGAACTGATGGCGCGCGATTTCATGTCGCCCTATGTCTGGCGCGAAGCGGATGGTCGTTTCGGCATCATGCTGCGGGCGGTGCCGAAAGATCCTTCGACCGCGGCCGATACCGGCCTCGCCTGGAGCGGATGGAGCGAGGATGGCGGCCGTTTCGCGATGCTCGACGCGCCTTCCATAATCCCCGGTCCCGGTGCCGAGGATATCGGCGGCATCGAGGATCCCACCGTCATCCGCCTGAACGACGGCTACGCGGTCTATTACACGGGCGTTCGGGCGGACAGGGCGCACGGCCAGATGTTCTACGCCCGTGGCCCCTCGCTCGACCGGCTGGAGAAAGCCGGCGTCGCACTCGCCGCCAGCGAGACGATGGGCAATACGAAGGAAGCGACGGTCGAGCGCACGCAGAGCGGCGAATGGCGGCTGTTCTTCGAATACGCCTTTGGCGATGCGTCGCGTATCGGACTGGCCACGGGCCGCGACGTCGCGGGTCCGTGGACCTTCCGGCCCAGCCCCTTCATGCCGCGCGAGGACAGCTGGGACAACTGGCACCTTTCCACCGGACCGCTGCTGATGGACGATCCGGAAATGCCGGTCATGTTCTACAATGGCGCGACCCGCGACGCGCGCTGGCGCATTGGCTGGATCGCCTTTTCCGCCGATTGTCTGGCGGTCGTCGATCGCGGTATCATGCCGCTCGTCGTGCCCCCGCCCAGCGACGACCGCGCCGCCACCGACATCGCCTTTGCTGCCAGTTGCGTCAGCGTGGGTGGGCAGGTCTGGCTGTATTACTCGCTGGAGGACAAGAAGCTGGCCCGCGCGCTGGTGCGGCGAAGCTGA
- a CDS encoding SDR family NAD(P)-dependent oxidoreductase, whose product MPRTVVVTGAESGIGAACAAAFGAEGDTVAVLYFEDADAAAATVRAVEKAGGTGLAVQCDVADQNSVDTAFAQIEIRWGTASVLVNSAGLNMRGVPVRDMAADQWDKLVATDLTGAFLTSRRFLTGRGKAPGDASIVHISSIHAFAVREGGADYCAAKGGLANLVRTLAIEEAPRGIRVNAIAPGMILTPMNARAQDDAAYRARLEANIPLGRAGEASEVAGLAVFLASDKARYITGAQMVIDGGLSLIQATGA is encoded by the coding sequence ATGCCGCGCACCGTCGTCGTCACAGGGGCCGAGTCGGGCATCGGTGCGGCATGCGCCGCCGCTTTCGGCGCTGAAGGCGACACTGTCGCCGTCCTCTATTTCGAGGACGCGGATGCGGCAGCCGCCACCGTTCGCGCGGTCGAGAAGGCGGGCGGAACCGGACTTGCCGTGCAATGCGACGTCGCGGACCAAAACTCTGTCGATACCGCGTTCGCGCAGATCGAGATCCGGTGGGGTACGGCAAGCGTGCTCGTCAATTCCGCCGGCCTCAACATGCGCGGCGTGCCCGTGCGCGACATGGCCGCGGATCAGTGGGACAAGCTGGTGGCCACCGATCTGACGGGTGCCTTTCTCACCTCGCGCCGCTTCCTGACAGGCCGCGGGAAGGCGCCAGGCGACGCGTCGATCGTCCACATCAGTTCCATCCACGCCTTCGCCGTTCGCGAGGGAGGGGCCGATTACTGCGCGGCCAAGGGCGGCCTCGCCAACCTCGTGCGCACGCTGGCCATCGAGGAAGCGCCGCGCGGCATCCGCGTCAATGCCATCGCGCCCGGCATGATCCTCACGCCGATGAACGCGCGCGCGCAGGACGATGCCGCCTACCGCGCCAGGCTGGAGGCGAACATTCCGCTCGGCCGGGCCGGGGAGGCGAGCGAGGTCGCCGGACTCGCGGTGTTTCTCGCGTCGGACAAGGCACGCTACATCACCGGCGCGCAGATGGTGATCGACGGCGGCTTGTCGCTCATCCAGGCCACCGGGGCATGA
- a CDS encoding carboxyl transferase domain-containing protein: MTAPVLTSTLDTQGPDAKARAAHNRKLARTLRDTVAEAARGGSEKHRERHVGRGKLLPRERVERLLDPGSPFLEIGQLAANGMYGGDVPGASMIAGIGRVGGRQVMIAANDPTVKGGAYYPMTVKKHLRAQEIAEQNHLPCIYLVDSGGANLPYQAEVFPDRDHFGRIFYNQAQMSAKGIAQIACVMGSCTAGGAYVPAMSDESVIVREQGTIFLAGPPLVKAATGEEISAEDLGGGALHAKKSGVVDHLAENDEHALTIVRDIVFHLGAESKAQVDLREPRAPKYGAEDLYSIIPEDVRAPYDVHEVIARLADGSEFHEFKAQYGATLVCGFAHIWGMPVAILANNGVLFSESAQKGAHFIELACQRGIPLLFLQNVSGFMVGGKYEAEGIAKHGAKLVTAVATAQVPKITVVIGGSFGAGNYGMCGRAYSPRFLFTWPNARISVMGGEQAASVLATVHRDADTWTEEQAEEFKAPIREKYEAEGNPYYATARLWDDGVIDPVQTRDVLGLSLSACLAAPIPPRPQFGVFRM; the protein is encoded by the coding sequence ATGACCGCACCTGTCCTTACCTCCACGCTCGATACCCAAGGCCCCGATGCGAAGGCGCGCGCCGCGCATAATCGCAAGCTGGCGAGGACGCTGCGCGACACGGTGGCCGAGGCCGCGCGCGGCGGCAGCGAGAAGCACCGGGAGCGCCATGTCGGGCGTGGCAAGTTGCTGCCGCGCGAGCGCGTTGAACGGTTGCTCGATCCCGGCTCGCCCTTCCTCGAGATCGGTCAGCTCGCCGCCAACGGCATGTATGGCGGCGACGTGCCGGGCGCCTCCATGATCGCGGGCATCGGGCGCGTCGGCGGGCGGCAGGTGATGATTGCGGCGAACGACCCCACCGTGAAGGGCGGCGCCTACTACCCGATGACCGTCAAGAAGCACCTGCGTGCGCAGGAGATCGCCGAACAGAACCACCTGCCCTGCATCTACCTGGTCGACAGCGGCGGGGCGAACCTGCCCTATCAGGCGGAGGTCTTTCCCGACCGGGACCATTTCGGCCGCATCTTCTACAACCAGGCGCAGATGAGCGCGAAGGGCATTGCGCAGATCGCCTGCGTCATGGGCAGTTGTACGGCGGGCGGTGCCTATGTCCCGGCGATGAGCGACGAGAGCGTCATCGTGCGCGAGCAGGGCACCATCTTCCTCGCCGGCCCACCGCTGGTGAAGGCCGCGACCGGCGAGGAGATCAGTGCCGAGGATCTGGGCGGCGGCGCACTCCACGCGAAGAAATCCGGGGTCGTCGATCACCTGGCCGAGAACGACGAACATGCGCTCACCATCGTGCGCGACATCGTCTTTCATCTCGGGGCGGAATCGAAAGCTCAAGTGGACTTGAGGGAGCCGCGCGCACCGAAATACGGTGCCGAGGATCTCTACTCCATCATCCCCGAGGACGTGCGCGCGCCCTACGACGTGCACGAGGTAATCGCCCGGCTGGCGGACGGCAGCGAATTTCACGAATTCAAGGCCCAGTACGGCGCCACGCTCGTCTGCGGCTTTGCCCATATATGGGGCATGCCCGTAGCGATCCTGGCGAATAACGGCGTGCTGTTTTCCGAGAGCGCGCAGAAAGGCGCGCATTTCATCGAACTCGCCTGCCAGCGTGGCATTCCGCTGCTGTTCCTGCAGAACGTTTCTGGCTTCATGGTCGGCGGAAAGTACGAGGCCGAAGGCATCGCCAAGCACGGCGCGAAACTGGTGACGGCGGTCGCGACGGCGCAGGTGCCGAAGATCACCGTGGTCATCGGCGGCAGCTTCGGTGCGGGCAATTACGGCATGTGTGGGCGGGCCTATTCCCCGCGTTTCCTGTTCACCTGGCCCAATGCGCGCATTTCCGTGATGGGCGGGGAACAGGCGGCATCGGTCCTTGCCACCGTCCACCGCGATGCCGACACCTGGACCGAGGAGCAGGCCGAGGAATTCAAGGCGCCCATCCGCGAGAAATACGAAGCCGAGGGCAATCCCTATTACGCCACCGCCCGCCTGTGGGACGACGGCGTGATCGACCCGGTGCAGACGCGTGACGTGCTCGGTCTCAGCCTGTCCGCCTGCCTCGCGGCGCCGATCCCGCCGCGCCCGCAATTCGGCGTGTTCCGCATGTGA